The stretch of DNA CACGCTGCACGTGCTGTCCGGCCGCAGCGATGGATACCAGCGTGCGTACGACGGGTATGTCGAGGAAGTGGCGAAGGGTGCGCTGCCGCGCCCGTGAGTACTTGTCAACCGCCCGACGTCAACAAGTACTCACGGGCGCCGAAGGCGCCCATGTCAATATTGGTGCCATGGCCGACAGAGACGTACCGCCCGCGCCCGACCGTCCGTCCTCCACGCTGTGCGGACGGCCTGTGGCGGTCGACCGCGCGCTGGTGATGGCCATCGTGAACCGGACACCCGATTCGTTCTACGACCGCGGTGCCACGTTCACCGACTCCGCGGCCATGGCGGCGGTCGAGCGGGCCGTGGACGAGGGTGCCGACCTCGTCGACATCGGCGGCGTGAAGGCCGGTCCGGGCGACGTCGTCGACTCGGCGGAGGAGATCCGGCGGGTGGTGCCGTTCGTCGCCGCGATCCGCGGGCGCTATCCCGAGTTGCTCGTCAGCGTCGACACCTGGCGCGCCGACGTGGCCCGGCTGGCCGTCGCCGAGGGCGCCGACCTGATCAACGACACGTGGGCCGGCGCCGACCCGGCGCTCGTCGAGGTGGCCGCGGAGACGGGTGCCGGCATCGTCTGTTCGCACACCGGGGGAGCGGTCCCCCGGACCCGGCCGTTCCGTGTCCGCTACTCCGACGTCGTCGCGGACGTCCTCGAGGAAGTGGTGGCGGCCGCCGAGAACGCGGCCCGGCTGGGGGTGCCCGCCGACTCGATCCTCATCGATCCGACCCACGATTTCGGGAAAAACACCTATCACGGGCTCGAGTTGTTGCGGCGAGTGGAAGATCTTGTAAATACGGGATGGCCAGTGCTCATGGCGCTGAGCAACAAGGACTTCGTCGGGGAGACTCTAGGGGTAGATCTCGTCGAGCGGTTGGAGGGAACATTGGCAGCGACAGCTATGGCCGCCGCAGGAGGCGCCCGAGTCTTCCGTGTCCACGAAGTTGCCCCCACGCGTCGAGTGGTGGACATGGTGGCCGCGATCCAGGGCCGGCGCGCCCCGTCCCGCACCGTGCGGGGGCTGGCATGAGTGCGGTGGGGGCCCGGGCGGCCCGCACGATGTTGGCGGAGGAGCGCGCCCCGCGGTCCTGGGCCGAGGCGAACAGCTGGGACCAGCCGTCGTGGAGCATCGCCGAACTCGAACGGGCCAAGGCGGGGCGCACCGTGTCGGTGGTCCTGCCGGCGCTCAACGAGGAGGAGACCGTCGCCGCGGTCGTGGACACGATCCACCCGTTGCTCGGTGGCCTGGTGGACGAGTTGATCGTGCTCGATTCGGGCTCGACGGATCTGACGGCGGAACGCGCACGCGCGGCCGGCGCCACGGTGATCAGCCGGGAGGAGGCGGTGCCCGCTTTCCCGCCCGTCGCGGGTAAGGGCGAGGTGCTGTGGCGTTCCGTCGCCGCGAGCACCGGCGATCTCATCGCCTTCGTCGACTCGGACCTCATCAACCCCGATCCGGCGTTCGTCCCGAAACTGCTCGGACCGCTGCTGACGGCCGACGGCATCCATCTCGTGAAGGGCTACTACCGGCGTCCGCTCCGGCTCAGCGGCACGGAGGACGCCAACGGCGGCGGCCGGGTGACGGAACTCGTGGCGCGCCCGATGCTGGCGTCGCTCCGGCCGGAACTGACGTGCGTGCTGCAGCCGCTGGGCGGCGAATACGCCGGCACCCGGGAGCTGTTGTCGGCGGTTCCGTTCGCGCCCGGCTACGGCGTCGAGATCGGGCTGCTGCTCGACACGTACGACCGTCTCGGTCTCGGTGCGATCGGCCAGGTCAATCTGGGGGTCCGCAAGCACCGGAACCGTCCGCTGTCCGAACTCGGTGTGATGAGCAGGCAGATCATCGGCACGATGATGCGGCGCTGCGGGGTGCCCGACTCGGGGGCGGGTCTGACCCAGTTCCTGGTCGACGGCGACTCCTTCGTGCCGACGACGACGGACGTCGCGTTGGCCGATCGTCCGCCGATGAACACGGTGTGCCCCTGACCGGGCGTACCTGACGCGGGAGGCTGTCGGACGTCCGTGACAGGATCGGAGCATGGTGACAGCCCTGCTCTATCTGCTCGTCATGGCGTTCGTCGGCGCGATGCTGTTCCTCGCCGCCAGTGCGGTGTTCGGCCGTTCCGAGGAACTCGCGCCGCTCCCGCCCGGCACCACACTCACGACCCTGCCCGCCGACGGTGTGACGGGCGCCGACGTGGAGGCGTTGCGATTCCAGCAGACGCTGCGGGGCTACAAGGCGAGCGAGGTCGACTGGGCGCTGGCCCGGCTCGGACGCGAAATCGATTCGCTGCGTGAGCAGTTGGCGGCGGTCGAAGCCGCGTCCGAAGATCCGGGGGACGCCCGGTGAGCGCCGACGACAGGGTGCGGTGCGCGTGGGCGGTCGACTCGGACGGGTCCAGCCTGTACCGCGACTACCACGATCTCGAGTGGGGTCGCCCGCTGCACGGCCGCGACGAACTCTACGAACGGCTGTGCCTCGAAGCGTTCCAGTCCGGACTGTCGTGGATCACGATTCTCCGCAAGCGCGAGGCCTTCCGGGCCGCGTTCGCCGGCTTCGATCCGGAGGCGGTCGCGCGGTACACGGAACGGGACGTGGAGCGTCTGCTGGGGGACGCATCGATCGTCCGGAACCGGGCCAAGATCGAGGCGTCGGTGAGCAACGCGCGGGCCCTGCTGGAGTTGTCGGACACCGACCTGGACACGCTGCTGTGGTCGTTCGCCCCGCCGCCGCGCCCGAGCCGTCCGGCCACCGTGAACGACGTCCCTGCGGTCACGCCCGAGTCCACCGCGATGGCGAAGGAATTGAAGCGCCGGGGTTTCAAATTTGTGGGCCCTACCACCGCTTATGCACTCATGCAGGCCACCGGGATGGTGGACGACCACGTCGTCGGGTGCTGGGTCCCGGCCACTGCCTGAACTGCCGGTGAACCTGCCTATTTGTGACTCAGGTTCCCGGTACTCGTGTCCATAGGGAAGAATGGATGTCACAAGCCTCGCCGAGTGTTGGCGGGGTGCCAAATTTTGTCGAGGCGCAAGCAGGCAGCGCAGATCTGGAGGGAGCAGAGGATGGCGGCCATGAAGCCCCGGACCGGGGACGGTCCCCTCGAAGCAACCAAAGAGGGACGAGGAATCGTCATGCGGGTTCCGCTCGAGGGTGGTGGACGTCTGGTTGTCGAGCTCACCCCGGAGGAAGCTGCCGCACTCGGTGAAGAGCTCAAGGGCGTCACCAGCTAGTCGAGTGCGGAGAGAACCTCACAGGGCAGGCCCCGTCGCCGTTGTCGGTGCGGGGCCTGCTCCGTGTCCGGAACAGGGAGGCGAACGTTCGTGCTGGCCGATGTGACCGACCTGCTGGCCTGCCCGCAGTGCCGGTCGGGGGTGGAACTCGACGAAGGCACGATCCTGTGCGACGCAGGACACACCTTCGACGTGGCGCGTCAGGGCTACGTCACCCTGATGACCGGGGCCGGTGGCAAGTTCGACGGCGACAGCCCCGAAATGATCGCCGCACGTGCGGACTTCCTCGCCGGCGGCAGCTTCGACCCGCTGATGGATGCCGTCGCCGACGCGGTGGTGGCGGGCGCCGGGGACGATCCCCGGATCCTCGAGATCGGCGCGGGCACAGGCCACTACCTGGCGCGTGTCCTCGACGCCGCCCCGGCCGGCCGGGGAATCGGGCTGGACGTGTCCAAGTACGCGGCCCGTCGCATCGCCAGGGCCCACCCGCGTGCCGGGGCGGTGGTTGCCGACGTGTGGCAACACCTTCCGGTGCGTGACCACGTCCTCAGTCATG from Rhodococcus opacus B4 encodes:
- the folP gene encoding dihydropteroate synthase, with product MADRDVPPAPDRPSSTLCGRPVAVDRALVMAIVNRTPDSFYDRGATFTDSAAMAAVERAVDEGADLVDIGGVKAGPGDVVDSAEEIRRVVPFVAAIRGRYPELLVSVDTWRADVARLAVAEGADLINDTWAGADPALVEVAAETGAGIVCSHTGGAVPRTRPFRVRYSDVVADVLEEVVAAAENAARLGVPADSILIDPTHDFGKNTYHGLELLRRVEDLVNTGWPVLMALSNKDFVGETLGVDLVERLEGTLAATAMAAAGGARVFRVHEVAPTRRVVDMVAAIQGRRAPSRTVRGLA
- a CDS encoding glucosyl-3-phosphoglycerate synthase yields the protein MSAVGARAARTMLAEERAPRSWAEANSWDQPSWSIAELERAKAGRTVSVVLPALNEEETVAAVVDTIHPLLGGLVDELIVLDSGSTDLTAERARAAGATVISREEAVPAFPPVAGKGEVLWRSVAASTGDLIAFVDSDLINPDPAFVPKLLGPLLTADGIHLVKGYYRRPLRLSGTEDANGGGRVTELVARPMLASLRPELTCVLQPLGGEYAGTRELLSAVPFAPGYGVEIGLLLDTYDRLGLGAIGQVNLGVRKHRNRPLSELGVMSRQIIGTMMRRCGVPDSGAGLTQFLVDGDSFVPTTTDVALADRPPMNTVCP
- a CDS encoding DivIVA domain-containing protein codes for the protein MVTALLYLLVMAFVGAMLFLAASAVFGRSEELAPLPPGTTLTTLPADGVTGADVEALRFQQTLRGYKASEVDWALARLGREIDSLREQLAAVEAASEDPGDAR
- a CDS encoding DNA-3-methyladenine glycosylase I, which produces MSADDRVRCAWAVDSDGSSLYRDYHDLEWGRPLHGRDELYERLCLEAFQSGLSWITILRKREAFRAAFAGFDPEAVARYTERDVERLLGDASIVRNRAKIEASVSNARALLELSDTDLDTLLWSFAPPPRPSRPATVNDVPAVTPESTAMAKELKRRGFKFVGPTTAYALMQATGMVDDHVVGCWVPATA
- a CDS encoding DUF3117 domain-containing protein, producing the protein MAAMKPRTGDGPLEATKEGRGIVMRVPLEGGGRLVVELTPEEAAALGEELKGVTS
- a CDS encoding putative RNA methyltransferase — protein: MLADVTDLLACPQCRSGVELDEGTILCDAGHTFDVARQGYVTLMTGAGGKFDGDSPEMIAARADFLAGGSFDPLMDAVADAVVAGAGDDPRILEIGAGTGHYLARVLDAAPAGRGIGLDVSKYAARRIARAHPRAGAVVADVWQHLPVRDHVLSHVLCVFAPRNADEAHRVLAEHGSLVVLTPTDRHLGELVDLLGMVRVDDRKVERLGAAMSGRFERTDHVAVEYPMSLSHLDVTRLVGMGPSARHLTPDRLASSIAALPQEYPVTASVTVSTYTRL